Proteins encoded in a region of the Flavobacteriaceae bacterium HL-DH10 genome:
- a CDS encoding nicotinic acid mononucleotide adenyltransferase: MKTIKLLSSFALIATLFTSCYTDVIVEEVVETPQININQLLGAYELWYVDINATKGYGETPFLQKAFTISFKNGVVYANNNIVGLGDSGNGFGIDVGEYDAYNMILDVQHDLDGFETFDVYQIDNNTIELYNPNNDTSYFLDGYQRSNFDYDFVFYDNIHYFLQEYEAWEKTFTSNYGAINEFDNENFLQFLAGGNDSTFQSSQDDNGTTANNLIWDYTGVYGVGNISGDMYLKTLTLDYDFFNNEYFELSVINDRTIELFHPASETVYEFEGRGYIQYLKSANTKDKKAVSNIDKKRKFRKDKVENPRENTRV; this comes from the coding sequence ATGAAGACTATAAAATTACTTTCAAGCTTTGCACTAATAGCAACACTATTTACATCATGTTATACCGATGTTATTGTTGAAGAAGTTGTTGAAACTCCTCAAATCAATATAAATCAGTTATTAGGAGCCTATGAGTTATGGTATGTAGATATTAATGCCACTAAAGGTTATGGAGAAACACCGTTTTTACAAAAGGCTTTTACTATTTCGTTTAAAAATGGCGTTGTGTATGCTAATAATAATATTGTTGGACTAGGAGATAGTGGTAATGGTTTTGGAATAGATGTAGGCGAATATGATGCTTATAATATGATTTTAGATGTACAACATGATCTTGATGGTTTTGAAACTTTTGATGTATATCAAATTGATAATAATACTATAGAGCTTTATAACCCAAATAATGATACATCGTATTTTTTAGATGGTTACCAACGCAGCAATTTTGATTACGATTTTGTGTTTTATGATAACATTCATTATTTCTTGCAAGAGTATGAGGCTTGGGAAAAAACATTTACCAGTAATTATGGCGCTATTAATGAGTTTGATAACGAAAACTTTTTACAGTTTTTAGCAGGCGGAAATGATTCCACGTTTCAGAGTTCACAAGATGATAATGGTACAACAGCAAATAATTTAATATGGGATTATACAGGTGTTTATGGTGTTGGAAATATTAGTGGCGATATGTATTTAAAAACTTTAACATTAGATTATGATTTCTTCAACAATGAATATTTTGAATTGAGCGTTATTAATGATAGAACAATAGAATTGTTTCACCCAGCATCAGAAACAGTTTATGAATTTGAAGGCAGAGGTTATATACAGTATTTAAAATCGGCTAATACGAAAGATAAAAAGGCTGTATCTAATATAGACAAAAAACGAAAGTTTAGAAAAGATAAAGTAGAAAACCCACGTGAAAACACAAGGGTTTAG
- a CDS encoding glycerol-3-phosphate dehydrogenase, translated as MNKPLKYAVFGAGSWATAIVKMLSENLDEIGWYMRSVYTKEHLLREQHNPNYLSSVEFHLEQLKISNDINEIADYADVLIFVIPSAFIHSELEKLTVDISNKTIVSAVKGIMPETGLLVGEHFHAIYKVPYDNIAVIAGPCHAEEVALERLSYLTISCSDENKAKNIANTLSSDYIKTKISDDVIGVEYAVMLKNIYAIAAGIAHGLGYGDNFQSVLMSNAIREMKRFIKKRHKMKRNINNSAYLGDLLVTGYSVFSRNRMFGNMIGKGYTVKSAQMEMSMVAEGYYATKSAHLLHEKNAKKAQIPIINAVYEILYENKDPKKVFTKLTEKLD; from the coding sequence ATGAATAAACCTTTAAAATATGCGGTTTTTGGTGCAGGAAGTTGGGCGACAGCTATTGTAAAAATGCTTTCTGAAAACTTGGATGAAATAGGTTGGTATATGCGCAGTGTTTATACTAAAGAACATCTTTTAAGAGAGCAACACAACCCTAATTATTTAAGTTCGGTAGAGTTTCATTTAGAACAGCTAAAAATTAGCAACGATATAAATGAAATTGCTGACTATGCCGATGTTTTAATTTTTGTAATTCCTTCTGCTTTTATACACAGTGAATTAGAAAAATTAACTGTCGATATCTCTAATAAAACAATAGTATCTGCTGTAAAAGGTATCATGCCAGAAACAGGACTTTTAGTTGGCGAACATTTTCACGCCATTTATAAAGTCCCTTATGATAATATTGCGGTTATCGCAGGTCCTTGTCATGCTGAAGAGGTTGCTTTAGAACGTTTATCGTATTTAACCATTTCATGCTCTGATGAAAATAAAGCAAAAAATATTGCTAATACTTTATCAAGCGATTATATAAAAACCAAAATTAGCGACGATGTTATAGGTGTTGAATATGCAGTTATGCTTAAAAATATTTATGCTATTGCTGCAGGTATTGCTCATGGTTTAGGGTATGGTGATAATTTCCAGAGTGTATTAATGAGCAATGCCATTCGGGAAATGAAACGTTTTATAAAGAAAAGACATAAAATGAAACGTAACATTAATAATTCAGCTTATTTAGGCGATTTATTAGTTACAGGATATTCCGTGTTTTCTAGAAATCGCATGTTTGGTAATATGATTGGTAAAGGCTATACTGTAAAATCGGCTCAAATGGAAATGAGTATGGTTGCTGAAGGGTATTACGCTACTAAAAGCGCCCATTTACTTCATGAAAAAAACGCAAAAAAAGCCCAAATTCCCATTATAAATGCTGTTTACGAGATTTTATACGAAAACAAAGACCCGAAAAAAGTGTTTACTAAATTAACTGAGAAGTTGGATTAA
- the pheS gene encoding phenylalanine--tRNA ligase subunit alpha, with translation MIDKIKELIAEAEAFKAQTKEEVETFRIKYLGKKGLLNDFFAEFKNVANDQKKEFGQTINKLKKTAEDKVNALKEELESKEEVKGVYGDLSRPGEPVQIGARHPISIVKNQIIDIFSRIGFNVSEGPEIEDDWHNFTALNLPEYHPARDMQDTFFVQTNPDILLRTHTSSVQVRYMENNKPPIRTISPGRVYRNEAISARSHCFFHQVEGLYIDKDVSFADLKQTLQHFTTEMFGKSKIRLRPSYFPFTEPSAEIDVYWGLETETDYKITKGTGWLEIGGCGMVDPNVLENCKIDAKAYSGFAFGVGVDRIAMLLHQIGDIRLLSENDVRFLEQFKSAL, from the coding sequence ATGATAGATAAGATAAAAGAACTTATAGCCGAAGCCGAAGCTTTTAAAGCGCAAACCAAAGAAGAGGTTGAAACATTCCGTATAAAGTATTTAGGTAAAAAAGGATTGTTAAACGATTTTTTTGCCGAGTTTAAAAATGTAGCAAACGACCAGAAAAAGGAATTTGGTCAAACCATAAATAAGCTTAAAAAAACAGCTGAAGACAAGGTAAATGCATTAAAGGAAGAGCTAGAAAGTAAAGAAGAAGTAAAAGGTGTTTATGGCGATTTATCACGTCCAGGAGAACCTGTTCAAATAGGAGCACGTCATCCAATTTCAATTGTTAAAAATCAAATTATAGATATTTTTTCTCGTATTGGTTTTAACGTAAGTGAAGGTCCGGAAATTGAAGATGATTGGCATAACTTTACGGCGTTAAACCTACCAGAGTATCATCCAGCACGTGATATGCAGGATACATTTTTTGTTCAAACTAACCCAGATATTTTATTACGCACACACACCAGTTCGGTACAAGTGCGTTATATGGAAAATAATAAACCGCCTATTCGTACTATATCACCAGGTCGTGTTTATAGAAACGAAGCGATTTCGGCACGTTCACATTGTTTTTTTCATCAAGTAGAAGGTTTATATATTGATAAAGACGTAAGTTTTGCCGATTTAAAACAAACACTTCAACACTTTACTACCGAAATGTTTGGTAAAAGTAAAATACGTTTACGTCCATCGTACTTCCCATTTACAGAACCAAGTGCAGAAATAGATGTGTATTGGGGATTAGAAACAGAAACCGATTATAAAATAACCAAAGGAACAGGTTGGTTAGAAATTGGTGGTTGTGGTATGGTAGACCCTAATGTTTTAGAAAATTGTAAAATAGATGCTAAAGCATATTCAGGATTTGCTTTTGGTGTAGGTGTAGATCGTATAGCTATGTTATTGCATCAAATAGGAGATATTCGTTTATTAAGTGAAAATGATGTTAGGTTTTTAGAGCAGTTTAAATCTGCGTTATAA